A genomic segment from Desulfonatronum lacustre DSM 10312 encodes:
- a CDS encoding radical SAM protein encodes MNKHVDVNPRMVFADRRGRIFDHPSLGMVCRSGWEFRRPEPEELIPLPKECELFLLPGRRALGWDGDRGRIEAGDRTAVAAFVSPGHTLSAVCAYETDPGAPVLPLFAYGAVGYARGRFWVCATRVDEDPRQRFEGISPKRIQAGARQWLKTFPNNRLVRHLADCALVSSCPAARNLALGRYEAPLPTSRSCNARCVGCLSLQPPDSGFPSTQNRIRFQPSAREIVEIMNQHGQREPRAIFSFGQGCEGEPLTEAELIARAVQDFRASGGQGTVNVNTNAGLPETIPDLVRAGMSSIRVSLNSAREAVYARYHRPQGYAFSDVRESIRKAKQGGLFVSLNYLFFPGISDRPEDVAALIDLVRAERVDFIQLRNMNLDPEVYLGLYGDMSEERETGMDLRSMIQELRHQAPWIRFGYFNPYLG; translated from the coding sequence ATGAACAAGCACGTCGACGTCAATCCCCGCATGGTCTTCGCGGACCGGCGCGGACGGATCTTCGATCATCCTTCCCTGGGCATGGTGTGCCGGAGTGGCTGGGAATTTCGACGTCCGGAGCCCGAGGAACTGATCCCGCTACCGAAGGAATGCGAGTTGTTTTTGCTCCCTGGTCGGCGTGCCCTGGGCTGGGACGGGGACCGAGGGCGGATCGAGGCGGGAGATCGGACCGCAGTGGCGGCCTTTGTCAGTCCGGGGCATACGCTGAGCGCGGTTTGCGCCTATGAGACGGATCCCGGCGCTCCGGTTCTGCCGCTGTTCGCGTACGGCGCGGTGGGGTATGCCCGGGGGCGGTTTTGGGTCTGCGCGACCCGGGTGGATGAAGACCCGCGACAACGATTTGAGGGCATCTCTCCGAAGCGGATCCAGGCCGGGGCCAGGCAATGGTTGAAGACGTTTCCCAACAATCGGCTGGTTCGGCATCTGGCCGACTGCGCCCTGGTCTCGTCCTGCCCGGCGGCTCGAAACCTGGCCCTGGGGCGGTACGAAGCGCCCTTGCCCACGTCGCGTTCCTGCAATGCCCGCTGCGTGGGCTGTTTGTCCCTGCAACCGCCGGACTCGGGCTTTCCCTCCACCCAGAACCGGATCCGGTTTCAGCCTTCGGCCCGGGAAATCGTGGAAATCATGAACCAGCATGGACAACGGGAACCCCGGGCCATTTTTTCCTTTGGCCAGGGGTGCGAGGGCGAGCCTTTGACCGAGGCGGAATTGATCGCCCGGGCGGTACAGGATTTTCGGGCCTCCGGCGGCCAAGGGACCGTGAACGTGAACACCAACGCCGGTCTGCCGGAGACGATTCCGGATCTGGTCCGGGCCGGGATGTCCTCGATCCGGGTCAGCCTGAACAGCGCTCGGGAAGCGGTGTATGCGCGATACCATCGCCCCCAGGGCTACGCCTTCAGTGACGTGCGGGAAAGCATCCGCAAGGCCAAGCAAGGTGGCCTGTTCGTGTCCCTGAATTATCTATTTTTTCCGGGGATCAGCGACAGGCCCGAAGACGTCGCGGCCCTGATCGACTTGGTCAGGGCCGAACGAGTGGATTTCATCCAGCTCCGGAACATGAATCTCGATCCGGAGGTATATCTTGGTTTGTATGGGGACATGAGCGAGGAGCGGGAGACCGGAATGGACTTGCGATCAATGATCCAGGAGCTGCGACATCAAGCTCCGTGGATTCGCTTCGGCTACTTCAATCCATATCTGGGCTGA
- the purM gene encoding phosphoribosylformylglycinamidine cyclo-ligase: MMPHRSQAYQQAGVDIQAGNRLVDRIKKAISTTHTKGVISDIGGFGGLFKPDMNQFNEPVLVAATDGVGTKLKLAFAFQRHDTIGIDLVAMNVNDILVQGAKPLFFLDYFATGKLDLDQAEQVVTGIAAGCKEAGCALLGGETAEMPDFYSPGEYDLAGFCVGIVEDTKIIDGSRSSPGDQLIGLASSGFHANGYSLVRKVLAESRLQGQDTFPGTQNSVADVLLSPTKIYVKPVLNLLRDLPIKGMVHITGGGFYDNIPRIIPNQLLASIQFGSWPVAQEFLWAKQAGRLSWEEMHQIFNVGIGFLLVVDKQHAEEIISRLNAQNQEAFLIGELHERKDKDEEQVRIVF; this comes from the coding sequence ATGATGCCTCATCGCTCTCAGGCCTATCAACAGGCCGGCGTTGACATCCAGGCAGGCAATCGGCTTGTCGATCGGATCAAGAAAGCCATTTCAACCACCCACACCAAGGGCGTCATTTCGGACATCGGCGGGTTCGGCGGTCTGTTCAAGCCGGACATGAACCAGTTCAACGAGCCGGTGCTGGTCGCGGCCACGGACGGCGTGGGCACCAAGCTGAAGCTGGCCTTCGCCTTTCAGCGCCACGACACCATAGGTATCGACCTGGTAGCCATGAATGTCAACGATATCCTCGTTCAGGGCGCCAAGCCGCTCTTCTTCCTGGACTACTTCGCCACGGGCAAGTTGGACCTGGACCAGGCCGAACAGGTCGTGACCGGCATCGCCGCGGGCTGCAAGGAGGCCGGGTGCGCCCTATTGGGCGGGGAAACCGCCGAGATGCCGGACTTTTATTCTCCAGGAGAGTATGATCTGGCCGGTTTTTGCGTCGGCATCGTCGAAGACACCAAAATCATCGACGGCTCACGTTCCAGCCCCGGAGACCAACTCATCGGGCTGGCCTCCTCGGGATTCCACGCCAACGGCTACTCCCTGGTGCGTAAAGTGCTTGCCGAATCCAGGCTGCAAGGTCAGGACACCTTCCCCGGAACCCAGAACTCCGTGGCTGACGTCCTGCTCAGCCCCACCAAGATCTACGTCAAGCCGGTGCTGAACCTGCTGCGCGACCTGCCCATCAAAGGCATGGTCCACATTACCGGCGGCGGATTTTACGACAACATTCCCCGGATCATCCCCAACCAGTTGCTGGCCTCGATCCAGTTCGGCTCCTGGCCCGTGGCCCAGGAATTTCTGTGGGCCAAACAGGCCGGCCGGCTTTCCTGGGAGGAAATGCACCAAATCTTCAACGTCGGCATCGGCTTCCTGCTCGTGGTGGATAAACAGCACGCCGAAGAGATCATTTCCCGGCTCAACGCCCAGAACCAGGAAGCCTTCCTGATCGGCGAACTCCACGAGCGCAAGGATAAGGACGAAGAACAGGTGCGGATCGTCTTCTGA
- the amrS gene encoding AmmeMemoRadiSam system radical SAM enzyme, which yields MNTFLNCPTDEARLWKPLKEEKVQCRLCAHFCVIAEAERGRCGVRVNRQGRLYTLVRDTVAALNLDPVEKKPLYHYFPGTKTLSLGTMGCNLSCSFCQNSSLSQPPRRGEAVRGERVQAEAVVDLAVRSKAASISYTYSEPTVFFELVEDVATRAGERGLGNIIVSNGFQSRECLESWGPLINAANIDLKAFTEGFYKDICGAGLQPVLDNLKIIRGLGWWLEVTTLLIPGLNDDPGELRAMADFICRELGPQTPWHLSRFHPDHVMLDRPPTPPQTLRRAWEIGKESGLFHVYVGNITGVAGEQTECSGCGAALLRRNGFQAANIGMRDGACRACGAPVEGHGMEIMPLEAST from the coding sequence ATGAACACGTTCCTGAATTGTCCAACGGATGAGGCCCGTCTCTGGAAGCCGCTCAAGGAGGAAAAGGTGCAGTGTCGGCTTTGCGCTCACTTCTGCGTGATCGCCGAGGCCGAGCGAGGACGATGCGGCGTGCGGGTCAATCGGCAAGGCCGGTTGTATACCCTGGTTCGGGACACCGTGGCCGCGCTGAACCTCGATCCGGTGGAGAAGAAGCCGCTGTATCACTATTTCCCCGGCACCAAGACCCTCTCCCTGGGAACCATGGGCTGCAATCTGTCCTGCTCCTTTTGCCAGAATTCCAGCTTGTCCCAGCCGCCGCGCCGGGGTGAGGCCGTGCGGGGGGAGCGGGTGCAAGCGGAAGCCGTGGTGGACTTGGCCGTGCGTTCCAAGGCCGCCAGCATCTCATACACCTATTCGGAGCCCACGGTATTTTTCGAACTGGTGGAAGACGTCGCCACGCGGGCCGGGGAGCGGGGTCTGGGGAACATTATCGTGTCCAACGGGTTTCAAAGCAGGGAATGCCTGGAGTCCTGGGGGCCGTTGATCAACGCGGCGAACATCGACCTGAAGGCGTTCACCGAAGGGTTCTACAAAGACATCTGCGGGGCCGGGCTTCAGCCTGTTCTGGACAATCTGAAGATCATTCGCGGGCTGGGGTGGTGGTTGGAAGTCACCACCTTGCTCATCCCCGGACTGAATGACGACCCTGGCGAATTGCGGGCCATGGCCGACTTCATTTGCCGGGAATTGGGGCCCCAAACACCCTGGCACCTGTCGCGCTTTCATCCGGACCATGTCATGCTGGACAGACCGCCTACTCCGCCGCAAACTTTGCGGCGGGCCTGGGAGATCGGCAAGGAGTCCGGATTGTTTCATGTCTATGTCGGCAACATCACCGGGGTTGCCGGCGAACAGACCGAATGTTCCGGATGCGGGGCGGCTCTGCTTCGTCGTAACGGGTTTCAGGCCGCCAACATTGGAATGCGTGACGGAGCGTGCCGAGCGTGCGGCGCTCCGGTGGAAGGACACGGCATGGAAATCATGCCGCTGGAGGCATCGACGTGA
- a CDS encoding cob(I)yrinic acid a,c-diamide adenosyltransferase, with protein MIVVYTGDGKGKTSAAMGQIIRALGHGLRVACAQFMKRDDVAGEQRFLASQLGDDFLVGGLGFFRDNQDRTRHREAALSTLAWVSSKVEADVQVLVLDELLYALGAGVLEQKELQALLDRARERDVHLVLTGRGLPEWLGRQADLITEMLPVKHPFNQGQGALKGIDF; from the coding sequence GTGATCGTGGTGTACACCGGAGACGGCAAAGGCAAGACTTCCGCGGCCATGGGGCAGATCATCAGGGCCCTGGGACACGGCCTGCGCGTGGCCTGCGCGCAGTTCATGAAACGGGACGACGTTGCCGGGGAACAACGGTTTCTGGCGTCCCAGCTCGGTGACGACTTCCTTGTCGGCGGTCTGGGATTTTTTCGGGACAACCAGGACCGGACCAGGCACCGGGAGGCGGCCCTGAGCACCCTGGCCTGGGTCTCGTCCAAGGTCGAAGCCGACGTCCAGGTCCTGGTGTTGGACGAGCTCCTGTACGCCCTGGGCGCGGGCGTGCTGGAGCAGAAAGAACTGCAAGCCTTGCTGGACAGGGCCCGAGAGCGAGACGTGCATCTGGTCCTTACCGGGCGCGGTCTCCCGGAATGGCTCGGGCGCCAGGCGGACCTGATTACGGAAATGCTCCCCGTCAAACACCCCTTCAACCAGGGCCAGGGGGCGTTAAAAGGCATTGATTTTTGA
- a CDS encoding YitT family protein: MTKRVERFTYTIWWNLLLITVGSVIISAAMKGIVVHHAFVPGGVFGVGLLIFYAFPVVSAGIVYFLLNIPLFVVGWVNVSRRFFFYSLYAMVVATLTYELIDLDFGIQDQLYAAIAAGGIIGFGAGIVLRSLGSNGGLDVVAVLLNQKYNIGIGKTYFIFNFALFSVSLLVLDIDLIIASLILVFITSVVLESTLGLFNQRKLVLIISDRSQEIADEMINHLKMGATFIRGHGAYSRKDKDIIMAITNNIVLKRLEELVFSKDEHAIFVVENTFNVLGSSFAKRKIY, translated from the coding sequence ATGACGAAGCGGGTTGAGAGATTTACGTATACGATCTGGTGGAACCTTTTGTTGATCACCGTTGGGTCGGTGATCATTTCCGCCGCGATGAAGGGCATCGTGGTGCATCACGCGTTCGTTCCCGGCGGGGTGTTCGGCGTCGGACTGCTGATCTTTTATGCGTTCCCGGTGGTATCCGCCGGCATTGTGTACTTTCTTTTGAACATCCCTTTGTTCGTGGTGGGCTGGGTCAATGTCAGTCGGCGATTTTTTTTCTACAGCCTGTATGCCATGGTCGTCGCCACCTTGACCTACGAGCTGATCGATCTGGACTTCGGCATTCAGGACCAGCTTTACGCGGCCATTGCCGCCGGAGGGATCATCGGTTTCGGGGCGGGCATCGTGCTGCGCTCCCTGGGGTCCAACGGAGGGCTGGACGTGGTGGCCGTGTTGTTGAACCAGAAGTACAACATCGGCATCGGGAAAACCTACTTTATCTTCAATTTTGCCTTGTTCAGCGTCAGCTTGCTGGTGCTGGACATTGACCTGATCATTGCCTCCCTGATTCTTGTATTCATCACCTCCGTGGTCCTGGAATCCACCCTGGGCTTGTTCAACCAACGCAAGCTCGTCCTGATCATCTCCGATCGCAGCCAGGAGATCGCCGACGAAATGATCAACCACCTGAAGATGGGCGCGACGTTCATCCGCGGTCACGGGGCTTACTCCCGGAAGGATAAGGACATCATCATGGCCATCACCAACAACATCGTCTTAAAACGCCTGGAAGAGCTTGTTTTTTCCAAGGACGAGCACGCCATTTTCGTCGTGGAAAACACATTCAACGTGCTGGGCTCCAGTTTCGCCAAGCGCAAGATTTATTGA
- a CDS encoding energy-coupling factor ABC transporter ATP-binding protein, whose product MISAASVHFAYAPSAPILRDIAFTLDKGRILGLVGPNGAGKSTLLALLAGLLPPSSGTLRVAGKDALQDGETVRRKAALVLQEADLSIIGTTIDEDICLGLAPERRGEALDLAARLHLPGPDTPVHTLSHGQKRKLCLATALLPRPELLLLDEPFAGLDYPGIREIRTMLQANRDSGLTQIIACHDLEPLADLADLWLVLSGGRQTAFGPAREVFPLLESLDVRPPCSWRAGLGILPWDDRHAPSPAPTPLT is encoded by the coding sequence GTGATCAGCGCCGCCTCGGTTCATTTTGCCTATGCGCCGTCCGCTCCCATCCTCCGGGACATAGCCTTCACTCTGGACAAAGGGCGAATCCTCGGCCTCGTCGGTCCCAACGGAGCTGGCAAGTCGACGCTGCTCGCTCTGTTGGCCGGACTGCTGCCGCCTTCATCCGGCACCCTCCGGGTCGCTGGAAAGGACGCGCTTCAGGATGGCGAGACGGTGCGACGCAAAGCCGCCCTGGTGCTCCAGGAGGCGGATCTGAGCATTATCGGGACCACCATCGACGAGGACATTTGTCTGGGGCTGGCTCCTGAGCGCCGCGGCGAAGCCCTGGATCTGGCCGCCCGTCTGCACCTGCCCGGGCCGGACACCCCGGTGCATACCCTGTCCCACGGCCAGAAACGCAAACTCTGCCTGGCCACGGCCCTGCTGCCCCGCCCGGAACTGCTGCTCCTGGACGAACCCTTTGCCGGGCTGGACTATCCGGGCATCCGGGAAATCCGGACCATGCTCCAGGCCAACCGGGACAGCGGCCTGACCCAGATCATCGCCTGCCACGACCTGGAACCCCTGGCCGATCTGGCCGACCTGTGGCTGGTCCTGTCCGGCGGTCGCCAAACGGCCTTTGGCCCGGCCCGGGAGGTCTTCCCCCTTCTGGAGTCCCTGGACGTGCGCCCGCCTTGCTCCTGGCGAGCCGGGCTGGGCATCCTGCCCTGGGACGATCGCCACGCCCCATCTCCGGCCCCGACCCCACTCACCTGA
- a CDS encoding biotin transporter BioY: protein MPATTSLQSLHVMVWTALMASLIAVGSFLSIPLGPVPFSMQPLFIMLAGFLLGWPHGMIAVLLFVAAGSIGLPVFAGGKSGLAVLFGPTGGYLIGFVLAAGAIGLLTQARKTARTPSQTPSWALGLLAGLLGLALLYACGLLNLVRVLDIGWNKALTIGFLPFILQDLVKLVMAVATWRIMHGRGLLPR, encoded by the coding sequence ATGCCCGCCACCACCTCCTTGCAATCCCTCCACGTCATGGTCTGGACCGCCTTGATGGCCTCCTTGATCGCCGTGGGGTCGTTTTTGTCCATTCCCCTGGGGCCGGTGCCCTTTTCCATGCAGCCCTTGTTCATCATGCTGGCCGGTTTTCTGCTGGGCTGGCCCCACGGGATGATCGCGGTCCTGCTCTTCGTCGCCGCCGGGAGCATCGGCCTGCCCGTCTTCGCCGGGGGGAAATCCGGCCTGGCCGTGCTTTTCGGCCCCACGGGCGGCTATCTGATCGGCTTCGTCCTGGCCGCCGGGGCCATCGGCCTGCTCACCCAGGCTCGGAAGACCGCCCGGACACCCAGCCAAACACCCAGTTGGGCCCTCGGCTTGCTGGCCGGACTGCTGGGTCTGGCCCTGCTCTACGCTTGTGGCCTGCTCAACCTGGTCCGCGTTCTGGACATCGGCTGGAACAAAGCCCTGACCATCGGCTTCCTGCCGTTCATCCTGCAGGATCTGGTCAAGCTGGTCATGGCCGTGGCCACCTGGCGGATCATGCACGGTCGGGGGTTGCTGCCACGGTGA
- a CDS encoding rhodanese-like domain-containing protein, with the protein MLMNRNHFANRFKALAVSLFLLSSAWPALAAPQGSVVQAAEETSPLFTQAQRSADRDGYTLITTPELRRLMDENPDVLLVDVRFSYEFVSGHMPEAVSLPVDLRDRGDLPPERRQAMLDTFGPDKDRPIVIYCRDFRULLSEIAAAWAVRLGYANVIRYPAGYIAWREHYPDLQVCEVRSHRLQPGQYFPPCVLTASDRTEDFAYLGLEQESANFFLADVPAEFVLLKYYGEHCHQCVQEVEQYNRLFTLLHNDPGVGPRLKMIGIGVGDTQRSVLRFKRSHHVPYPLLPDERQVMFESVGAGEIPLIYLVKILPDARVQVVLYHEGGLEDVDALFELIRKAVVAQ; encoded by the coding sequence ATGCTCATGAATCGAAACCACTTCGCCAACCGTTTCAAGGCATTGGCCGTATCCCTGTTCCTGCTCTCCAGCGCCTGGCCAGCCCTGGCCGCGCCCCAGGGCAGCGTTGTCCAGGCAGCCGAAGAAACCTCGCCCCTGTTCACCCAGGCCCAGCGCAGCGCGGACCGAGACGGCTACACCCTGATCACCACCCCGGAACTGCGTCGGTTGATGGACGAAAATCCTGACGTGCTGCTGGTGGACGTGCGCTTTTCCTACGAGTTCGTTTCCGGCCATATGCCCGAGGCCGTGAGCCTGCCCGTGGATCTGCGCGACCGGGGCGACCTGCCCCCCGAGCGCCGCCAAGCCATGCTGGACACCTTCGGGCCGGACAAGGATCGGCCCATCGTGATCTACTGCCGGGACTTTCGCTGACTGCTCAGCGAGATCGCCGCAGCCTGGGCCGTGCGCCTGGGATACGCCAACGTCATCCGCTACCCCGCCGGGTACATCGCCTGGCGCGAACACTACCCGGACCTTCAAGTCTGCGAAGTCCGATCTCATCGGCTCCAGCCCGGTCAGTACTTCCCGCCCTGCGTGCTCACCGCCTCGGACAGAACGGAGGATTTCGCCTACCTGGGGCTGGAGCAGGAATCGGCCAATTTTTTCCTGGCCGACGTGCCCGCGGAGTTCGTCCTGCTCAAGTACTACGGCGAGCACTGCCACCAGTGCGTCCAGGAGGTGGAGCAATATAACCGTCTGTTCACCCTGCTCCACAACGACCCCGGAGTCGGACCGCGCCTGAAAATGATCGGCATCGGCGTGGGCGACACCCAGCGCAGCGTGCTGCGCTTCAAGCGCTCGCACCACGTGCCGTATCCGCTCCTGCCCGACGAACGCCAAGTCATGTTCGAATCCGTGGGCGCCGGTGAAATCCCGCTGATCTACCTGGTCAAAATCCTGCCCGACGCCCGGGTCCAGGTGGTGCTGTACCACGAGGGAGGGTTGGAGGACGTGGATGCGTTGTTCGAACTGATCAGGAAGGCCGTGGTGGCGCAATAG